Proteins encoded together in one Amphritea japonica ATCC BAA-1530 window:
- the rplD gene encoding 50S ribosomal protein L4, which produces MNLNLAGAGGSVEVSDLAFGKEFNESLVHQVVTAYLAGGRQGTKAQKNRAAVSGGGAKPWRQKGTGRARAGTIRSPLWRTGGVTFAAQPRDHAQKVNKKMYRAAMRCILSELVRQERLVVVENFQVDAPKTKQFVAKLNELELANALVVTEDVEQNLYLAARNVPHVDVRDAAGIDPVSLVGFEKVVVTVAALKKIEEALS; this is translated from the coding sequence ATGAATCTGAATCTTGCAGGAGCTGGAGGAAGCGTAGAAGTTTCCGATCTGGCATTTGGTAAAGAATTCAATGAATCACTGGTTCATCAGGTTGTTACGGCATACCTGGCCGGTGGTCGTCAAGGCACCAAGGCTCAGAAGAACCGCGCCGCTGTAAGCGGTGGTGGTGCTAAGCCATGGCGTCAAAAAGGTACTGGCCGTGCACGTGCTGGTACTATTCGTAGTCCTCTGTGGCGTACTGGTGGCGTAACATTCGCTGCTCAGCCACGTGACCATGCTCAAAAAGTTAACAAGAAAATGTATCGCGCTGCGATGCGTTGCATCTTGTCTGAGCTGGTACGTCAGGAGCGTCTGGTTGTTGTTGAAAACTTCCAGGTTGACGCACCTAAGACTAAGCAGTTTGTTGCCAAGCTAAATGAGCTTGAGCTGGCAAACGCGCTGGTTGTGACAGAAGACGTAGAGCAGAATCTGTATCTGGCTGCACGCAACGTACCACACGTTGATGTACGTGATGCTGCCGGTATCGACCCTGTTAGCCTTGTTGGCTTTGAGAAGGTTGTAGTGACCGTTGCTGCTCTCAAGAAGATTGAGGAGGCGTTGTCATGA
- the rpsS gene encoding 30S ribosomal protein S19, whose amino-acid sequence MPRSLKKGPFIDLHLLKKVEAAVEANDRRPIKTWSRRSTVFPNFVGLTIAVHNGRQHVPVFITEDMVGHKLGEFSATRTYKGHAADKKAKR is encoded by the coding sequence GTGCCACGTTCACTGAAGAAAGGTCCTTTTATCGACCTTCACCTGTTGAAAAAGGTAGAAGCTGCAGTTGAGGCCAATGATCGTCGTCCGATCAAAACTTGGTCTCGTCGTTCTACAGTTTTTCCAAACTTTGTAGGACTAACGATTGCAGTTCATAATGGCCGTCAGCACGTTCCGGTGTTCATCACCGAAGATATGGTTGGTCATAAATTAGGCGAGTTTTCTGCTACCCGTACGTATAAGGGTCATGCAGCAGACAAGAAAGCTAAACGCTAA
- the rplF gene encoding 50S ribosomal protein L6 — protein sequence MSRVAKSPVVLPAGVEAKIDGQTITVKGKNGTLDLSVHQSVEVTSEENVVKFAPRDGGKSANALAGTTRSLVNNMVVGVNAGFEKKLLLQGVGYRAAVKGNTLNLTLGFSHPIDYELPEGVKAAMEGQTTIVLNAADKQALGQAAAEIRAFRPPEPYKGKGVRYADEYVRRKEAKKK from the coding sequence ATGTCTCGAGTTGCTAAAAGTCCAGTTGTCCTACCGGCAGGTGTAGAAGCTAAAATTGATGGTCAGACGATCACTGTAAAGGGTAAGAACGGTACTCTTGATCTGTCTGTACACCAGTCTGTAGAAGTAACCAGTGAAGAAAACGTAGTCAAGTTTGCCCCACGTGATGGCGGCAAATCAGCCAATGCGCTGGCGGGTACTACTCGTTCTCTGGTTAATAACATGGTTGTAGGCGTGAACGCTGGTTTCGAAAAGAAACTGCTGCTTCAGGGTGTTGGTTATCGTGCTGCTGTTAAAGGCAATACGCTTAATCTGACTCTGGGTTTTTCACACCCAATCGATTACGAACTTCCTGAAGGCGTTAAAGCTGCAATGGAAGGCCAGACTACTATCGTGCTGAATGCAGCCGATAAGCAAGCTCTAGGCCAGGCCGCAGCAGAGATTCGCGCATTCCGTCCACCAGAGCCTTATAAGGGTAAAGGTGTTCGTTACGCTGACGAATATGTTCGCCGTAAAGAAGCTAAGAAGAAGTAA
- the rpsJ gene encoding 30S ribosomal protein S10: MQNQKIRIRLKAFDHRLIDSSAQEIVETAKRTGAQVHGPIPLPTRKERFTVLVSPHVNKDARDQYEIRTHKRVLDIVEPTEKTVDALMKLDLAAGVEVQISLG; the protein is encoded by the coding sequence ATGCAAAACCAGAAAATCAGAATCCGTCTAAAGGCTTTTGATCATCGCCTGATTGACTCTTCCGCTCAGGAGATCGTTGAGACTGCTAAGCGGACAGGTGCTCAGGTGCATGGTCCGATCCCACTTCCTACTCGCAAAGAACGTTTTACAGTTCTGGTCTCTCCTCACGTGAATAAAGACGCACGTGATCAGTATGAGATCCGTACTCATAAACGTGTTCTAGATATCGTTGAGCCAACAGAAAAAACTGTTGATGCTTTGATGAAGCTAGATCTTGCAGCGGGTGTTGAAGTGCAAATTAGCCTAGGCTAA
- the rpsH gene encoding 30S ribosomal protein S8, with protein sequence MSMQDTLADMLTRIRNGHMAEKTAVTMPASKMKASVAAVLKEEGYIADFAVEGEGKPVMTVELKYFEGKPVIESIQRVSRPSVRVYRGASELPKVSGGLGVAIISTSKGVMTDRAARAAGIGGEVICTVF encoded by the coding sequence ATGAGTATGCAAGACACTCTTGCGGATATGCTTACGCGTATTCGTAATGGTCATATGGCTGAAAAAACAGCTGTAACTATGCCTGCTTCCAAAATGAAAGCTTCTGTAGCTGCCGTTTTGAAAGAGGAAGGTTACATTGCTGACTTCGCTGTTGAAGGCGAAGGTAAGCCAGTTATGACTGTTGAATTGAAATACTTCGAAGGCAAGCCGGTTATTGAGTCTATCCAGCGTGTTAGCCGTCCATCCGTACGTGTATACCGCGGCGCTTCCGAGCTGCCTAAAGTATCTGGCGGTCTGGGTGTTGCTATCATCTCCACCTCTAAGGGTGTGATGACTGACCGTGCTGCTCGTGCTGCCGGTATCGGCGGCGAAGTCATCTGTACGGTATTCTAG
- the rplX gene encoding 50S ribosomal protein L24 gives MRKIIRDDEVIVIAGRDKGKRGKVLRVLTDGRLIVSGINMVKKHTKPNPMLGKAGGIVEKEAAIAVSNIAIFNSAAGKGDRVGFKVLEDGNKVRIFKSNGEVIAK, from the coding sequence ATGCGTAAAATTATTCGTGACGACGAAGTTATCGTCATCGCAGGAAGAGACAAAGGTAAGCGCGGTAAAGTTCTGCGCGTACTGACTGACGGTCGTCTGATCGTTTCTGGCATCAACATGGTTAAGAAACACACCAAGCCAAACCCAATGCTGGGTAAGGCTGGCGGTATCGTAGAGAAAGAGGCAGCGATTGCAGTATCTAATATCGCTATCTTTAACTCTGCTGCCGGTAAAGGTGACCGTGTTGGCTTCAAAGTTCTGGAAGATGGCAACAAAGTCCGGATCTTCAAATCCAACGGCGAAGTAATCGCTAAGTAA
- the rpmC gene encoding 50S ribosomal protein L29: protein MNATELRGQSAEELQQTLIGLLKDQFNLRMQKATGQLAQNHMLGQVRRDIARVKTILNEKAGN, encoded by the coding sequence ATGAATGCAACTGAACTGCGTGGACAGTCCGCTGAAGAGCTACAGCAAACGCTGATAGGTCTTCTGAAGGATCAGTTCAATCTGCGTATGCAGAAAGCGACTGGTCAGCTGGCTCAGAACCACATGTTGGGTCAGGTACGTCGCGATATCGCGCGTGTTAAGACCATACTGAATGAGAAAGCAGGTAACTAA
- the rplR gene encoding 50S ribosomal protein L18: protein MNDKKTSRIRRARRARFKMRELGAVRLCVTRTPRHIYAQVISADGGQVLAAASTVEKDLRSDATGNSDAATKVGTLIAERAKDAGVTKVAFDRSGFRYHGRVKALADAAREGGLEF, encoded by the coding sequence ATGAACGATAAGAAAACATCTCGTATTCGCCGTGCCCGCCGTGCTCGTTTTAAGATGCGTGAGCTGGGTGCAGTCCGTCTGTGCGTAACCCGTACTCCTCGCCATATCTATGCACAGGTAATCTCTGCTGATGGTGGCCAGGTTCTTGCTGCAGCTTCGACTGTAGAGAAGGATCTGCGTAGTGATGCAACCGGAAATTCCGATGCAGCTACTAAGGTTGGCACATTGATCGCTGAGCGTGCGAAAGACGCTGGCGTGACTAAGGTTGCTTTCGACCGTTCAGGGTTTCGATACCATGGACGTGTTAAAGCATTGGCAGATGCAGCCCGTGAAGGCGGCCTGGAATTCTAA
- the rpsE gene encoding 30S ribosomal protein S5, with protein MANHDQKDGDLQEKLVQVNRVAKVVKGGRIFGFTALTVVGDGNGRVGFGRGKAREVPVAIQKAMEQARRNMVSVDLNGTTLQYPIKARHGASKVYMQPASEGTGVIAGGAMRAVLELAGVHNVLAKCYGSTNPVNVVRATINGLAGMTSPEDVAAKRGKAVEDILG; from the coding sequence ATGGCAAATCACGATCAGAAAGACGGTGACCTGCAAGAGAAACTTGTACAGGTTAACCGTGTTGCCAAAGTAGTTAAGGGTGGTCGTATTTTCGGTTTCACCGCCTTAACTGTTGTTGGTGACGGTAATGGCCGCGTAGGCTTCGGACGTGGTAAAGCACGCGAAGTTCCTGTGGCTATCCAAAAAGCAATGGAACAAGCGCGTCGTAATATGGTCAGTGTTGATCTGAACGGCACAACTCTGCAATACCCTATTAAAGCCCGTCACGGTGCTTCTAAGGTATACATGCAGCCTGCATCTGAAGGTACTGGTGTAATCGCGGGTGGCGCGATGCGTGCTGTACTTGAACTTGCAGGTGTTCACAACGTACTGGCTAAGTGCTACGGCTCTACAAATCCAGTAAACGTTGTTCGCGCAACTATCAATGGTCTGGCTGGCATGACATCTCCTGAAGATGTTGCTGCTAAGCGTGGTAAGGCCGTTGAAGACATCCTAGGGTAA
- the rplC gene encoding 50S ribosomal protein L3, translating to MSVSLIGRKAGMTRVFTEDGVSVPVTVIEVEPNRVTQVKTEETDGYTAVQVTVGSRRASRVTKAAAGHFAKAETEAGRGLWEFRLSGDEEVNVGDQLTVERFEAGQKIDVTGQSKGKGFQGGIKRWNFSMQDATHGNSLSHRAPGSIGQCQTPGRVWKGKKMAGHMGAERVTVQSLEVVRIDTERNLLLVKGAVPGATGGDVIVKSAVKAGA from the coding sequence ATGTCTGTATCTTTAATCGGACGTAAAGCAGGTATGACTCGTGTCTTCACAGAAGACGGCGTGTCAGTGCCAGTCACTGTCATCGAGGTGGAACCGAACCGCGTAACACAGGTTAAGACCGAAGAAACTGATGGTTATACTGCTGTGCAGGTAACTGTAGGTTCTCGTCGTGCTAGCCGCGTTACTAAGGCCGCTGCAGGTCACTTTGCGAAAGCAGAGACCGAAGCAGGTCGTGGTTTGTGGGAGTTCCGTCTGTCAGGTGACGAAGAAGTAAATGTTGGTGATCAACTGACTGTTGAACGCTTTGAAGCGGGTCAGAAAATTGATGTAACCGGTCAATCCAAAGGTAAAGGTTTTCAGGGCGGAATTAAGCGCTGGAACTTCTCCATGCAGGATGCGACTCACGGTAACTCACTTTCTCATCGTGCTCCTGGTTCTATTGGTCAGTGTCAGACTCCTGGTCGTGTGTGGAAAGGTAAGAAGATGGCAGGGCATATGGGTGCTGAACGTGTAACCGTTCAATCCCTGGAAGTTGTTCGCATCGATACCGAGCGCAATCTGCTGTTAGTAAAGGGTGCTGTACCTGGAGCTACCGGTGGCGACGTAATCGTAAAATCAGCTGTTAAAGCTGGTGCCTGA
- the tuf gene encoding elongation factor Tu codes for MAKEQFERNKPHVNVGTIGHVDHGKTTLTAALTRVCAEVFGGTAVAFDGIDNAPEERERGITIATSHVEYDSTERHYAHVDCPGHADYVKNMITGAAQMDGAILVCGATDGPMPQTREHILLSRQVGVPYIVVFLNKADLLAEDCGGVDSEEYEEMLELVEMELRELLDQYEFPGDDTPIIAGSALMALNGQDDNELGTTAVKKLVEALDSYIPQPERAIDQPFLMPIEDVFSISGRGTVVTGRVERGIVKTGEEIEIVGIKDTTTTTCTGVEMFRKLLDEGRAGENVGALLRGTKREDVERGQVLAKPGSITPHTRFEGEVYVLSKDEGGRHTPFFKGYRPQFYFRTTDITGACELPEGVEMVMPGDNIKMDVTLINPIAMEEGLRFAIREGGRTVGAGVVSKIIE; via the coding sequence GTGGCTAAAGAACAGTTTGAACGTAATAAACCGCACGTTAACGTTGGTACAATCGGCCACGTTGACCACGGTAAAACAACTCTGACGGCAGCACTGACACGTGTTTGTGCTGAAGTTTTCGGTGGTACTGCGGTAGCATTCGACGGTATCGACAACGCACCAGAAGAGCGTGAGCGTGGTATCACTATCGCAACGTCTCACGTTGAGTATGACTCTACTGAGCGTCATTACGCACACGTTGACTGCCCAGGACACGCTGACTATGTGAAGAACATGATCACCGGTGCTGCACAGATGGACGGCGCTATTCTGGTATGTGGCGCGACTGATGGTCCTATGCCACAGACTCGTGAGCACATCCTGTTGTCTCGTCAGGTTGGCGTACCTTACATCGTTGTATTCCTGAACAAAGCTGACCTGCTGGCTGAAGATTGTGGCGGCGTTGACTCTGAAGAATACGAAGAGATGCTGGAACTGGTTGAAATGGAGTTGCGTGAGCTACTGGACCAGTACGAATTCCCAGGTGATGACACGCCAATTATTGCAGGTTCTGCATTGATGGCGCTGAATGGCCAGGACGATAACGAGCTGGGTACTACTGCTGTTAAGAAGCTGGTAGAAGCGTTGGATTCTTATATCCCACAGCCAGAGCGTGCAATCGATCAGCCATTCCTGATGCCTATCGAGGACGTATTCTCTATCTCCGGTCGTGGTACTGTAGTAACGGGTCGTGTAGAGCGTGGTATCGTTAAGACTGGCGAAGAGATCGAAATCGTTGGTATTAAAGATACTACCACTACTACTTGTACTGGTGTTGAGATGTTCCGTAAGCTGCTTGACGAAGGTCGTGCAGGCGAGAACGTTGGTGCGCTGTTGCGTGGTACTAAGCGTGAAGACGTTGAGCGTGGTCAGGTTCTGGCTAAGCCGGGTTCTATCACTCCTCATACTCGTTTCGAAGGTGAAGTATACGTACTGTCCAAAGATGAGGGTGGTCGTCACACTCCATTCTTCAAGGGCTACCGTCCACAGTTCTACTTCCGTACAACTGACATCACCGGTGCTTGTGAGCTTCCAGAAGGCGTTGAGATGGTAATGCCAGGTGATAACATCAAGATGGATGTTACCCTGATCAACCCAATCGCGATGGAAGAAGGTCTGCGTTTTGCGATCCGTGAAGGCGGTCGTACTGTTGGTGCAGGCGTTGTATCTAAAATCATCGAATAA
- the rpsC gene encoding 30S ribosomal protein S3: MGQKVHPTGIRLGIVKDHTSVWYADKNEYASKLLNDLKVREYLEGQLKAASVSRIEIERPAQNAKITIYTARPGIVIGKKGEDVEKLRNAISKMMGVPVHINIEEIRKPDLDAKLVAQSVASQLERRVMFRRAMKRSVQNAMRQGAQGIKIQVGGRLGGAEIARSEWYREGRVPLHTLRADIDYGTYEAHTTYGVLGIKVWIFKGEILGGIEEVRAQKNAQPKKKGSK, encoded by the coding sequence ATGGGTCAGAAGGTACATCCAACAGGTATTCGTCTTGGGATTGTTAAAGATCACACTTCGGTGTGGTATGCAGACAAGAACGAATACGCAAGTAAGCTGCTGAACGATCTTAAGGTACGTGAGTACCTTGAAGGTCAGTTGAAAGCAGCGTCTGTGAGCCGCATCGAAATCGAGCGTCCTGCACAGAATGCAAAAATCACCATTTACACTGCCCGTCCAGGCATTGTAATTGGTAAAAAAGGTGAAGATGTAGAAAAACTGCGTAACGCTATCTCTAAAATGATGGGTGTTCCGGTTCACATCAACATCGAAGAAATCCGTAAGCCAGATCTGGATGCTAAACTGGTTGCTCAAAGCGTAGCGAGTCAGCTGGAACGTCGTGTGATGTTCCGCCGTGCTATGAAGCGTTCTGTACAGAATGCTATGCGCCAGGGTGCTCAGGGTATCAAGATTCAGGTAGGTGGCCGTTTGGGCGGTGCAGAGATTGCACGTTCAGAATGGTACCGCGAAGGTCGTGTGCCATTGCACACCCTGCGTGCTGATATCGATTACGGTACTTATGAGGCGCATACCACTTATGGTGTGCTTGGTATTAAAGTCTGGATCTTCAAAGGTGAGATTCTGGGTGGTATTGAAGAAGTACGCGCTCAGAAGAATGCTCAACCTAAGAAGAAAGGTTCAAAGTAG
- the rpmD gene encoding 50S ribosomal protein L30 — protein sequence MASTLKVTLVRSTIGILPKHKLCVKGLGLRRIGHSVEVEDTPSVRGMINKVNYMVRVEGE from the coding sequence ATGGCATCTACTCTCAAGGTTACACTTGTACGCAGCACCATCGGTATCCTGCCTAAGCACAAATTGTGCGTTAAGGGTCTTGGACTGCGTCGTATCGGTCATTCTGTTGAAGTGGAAGATACACCTTCCGTTCGCGGTATGATTAACAAAGTAAACTACATGGTTCGTGTAGAAGGCGAATAA
- the rplE gene encoding 50S ribosomal protein L5, with protein MSRLKSLYNESVKQQLKDELECPNVMAVPRLTKITLNMGVGEALGDKKQLENAVAEMQQIAGQKPVVTLARKSIAGFKVRENWPIGCKVTLRGERMWEFLDRLVDISIPRIRDFRGLNPKSFDGRGNYSMGVKEQIIFPEIEYDKVDKLRGMDITITTTARTNDEGRALLAALNFPFKK; from the coding sequence ATGTCTAGACTAAAAAGCCTTTATAATGAATCCGTTAAGCAGCAGCTGAAAGATGAGCTGGAATGCCCTAACGTGATGGCTGTTCCTCGCCTGACCAAAATTACCCTGAATATGGGTGTTGGTGAAGCGTTGGGTGATAAAAAGCAGCTGGAAAATGCTGTTGCAGAGATGCAGCAGATTGCAGGTCAAAAGCCTGTTGTTACCCTGGCCCGCAAATCTATTGCAGGCTTCAAGGTACGTGAAAACTGGCCTATCGGTTGCAAGGTAACACTGCGCGGTGAGCGTATGTGGGAATTCCTTGACCGCTTGGTAGATATCTCGATTCCTCGTATTCGTGACTTCCGTGGTCTAAACCCTAAGTCTTTTGACGGTCGTGGGAACTACAGCATGGGTGTTAAAGAGCAGATTATCTTCCCTGAAATCGAATACGATAAGGTTGATAAGCTGCGTGGTATGGATATTACCATCACCACTACTGCTCGCACTAACGACGAAGGTCGTGCCCTGCTGGCAGCCCTAAACTTCCCATTCAAAAAGTAA
- the rplW gene encoding 50S ribosomal protein L23, whose translation MNEGRIYQVLLGPHISEKATIVAEGSQQVVFRVATDATKPEIKKAVEQLFDVKVTGVNVVNVKGKTKRTQRGMGKRSDVRKAYVCLADGHDIDFIDGE comes from the coding sequence ATGAACGAAGGACGCATCTATCAAGTGCTGCTAGGGCCGCACATCTCTGAGAAAGCAACTATCGTTGCTGAAGGTTCTCAGCAGGTAGTATTCCGCGTTGCAACTGATGCGACTAAGCCTGAGATCAAAAAGGCTGTCGAGCAGTTGTTTGACGTTAAAGTAACAGGCGTGAACGTCGTCAACGTTAAGGGCAAAACCAAGCGCACACAGCGCGGTATGGGTAAGCGCTCTGACGTACGCAAGGCATATGTTTGCCTGGCAGACGGACACGACATCGACTTCATCGATGGCGAATAA
- the rplN gene encoding 50S ribosomal protein L14 — protein MIQTESMLDVADNSGAKRVQCIKVLGGSHRRYAGVGDIIKVTVKEAIPRGKVKKGQVLNAVVVRTRKGVRRPDGSVIRFDTNSAVLLNASDAPLGTRIFGPVTRELRNEKFMKIISLAPEVL, from the coding sequence ATGATTCAAACAGAATCTATGCTTGATGTTGCTGATAACAGTGGCGCCAAGCGAGTACAGTGTATCAAGGTCCTGGGTGGCTCACACCGTCGTTATGCCGGTGTAGGTGACATCATCAAAGTTACTGTTAAGGAAGCAATTCCTCGCGGTAAGGTGAAAAAAGGTCAGGTCCTAAACGCTGTTGTGGTACGTACCCGTAAAGGTGTTCGTCGCCCGGACGGTTCAGTTATCCGCTTTGATACAAACTCAGCGGTATTATTGAACGCCAGTGACGCTCCGTTAGGAACACGTATCTTTGGCCCAGTAACTCGTGAACTTCGTAATGAGAAGTTTATGAAAATCATTTCCCTGGCGCCTGAAGTGCTATAA
- the rplV gene encoding 50S ribosomal protein L22: MEVAAKHKGAHISAQKARLVADQIRGMAVGEALNILAFSPQKGAVLVKKVLESAIANAEHNEGADIDELRVSEVFVDEGMTMKRIRPRAKGRADRILKRTSHITVKVADC, encoded by the coding sequence ATGGAAGTAGCCGCTAAGCACAAAGGCGCCCATATCTCCGCTCAGAAAGCGCGTTTGGTTGCCGATCAAATCCGCGGAATGGCGGTGGGTGAAGCCCTGAATATTCTGGCTTTCAGCCCTCAAAAAGGTGCGGTCCTTGTTAAGAAGGTACTCGAGTCTGCTATTGCTAACGCAGAGCATAACGAAGGTGCTGATATTGATGAGCTGCGCGTTTCTGAAGTCTTCGTCGATGAAGGCATGACAATGAAGCGCATTAGACCGCGTGCGAAGGGTCGCGCTGACCGTATTTTGAAGCGCACCTCCCACATCACCGTTAAGGTAGCTGACTGCTAG
- the rplO gene encoding 50S ribosomal protein L15: MRLNTLSPAEGSKHAPKRVGRGIGSGLGKTGGRGHKGQKSRSGGSVRPGFEGGQMPLQRRLPKFGFTSRQAAFVAEIRLNELAKVDGDVVDLEALKKADIIKDSIKRARVILSGEINKAVTVKGLKVTKGALAAIEAAGGKVEE; encoded by the coding sequence ATGCGTCTGAATACACTGAGTCCTGCCGAAGGTTCTAAGCACGCTCCTAAGCGTGTGGGCCGCGGTATTGGTTCCGGCCTGGGTAAAACCGGCGGTCGTGGTCATAAGGGTCAGAAATCCCGCTCCGGCGGATCTGTGAGACCAGGTTTTGAAGGTGGTCAAATGCCACTGCAGCGTCGTCTGCCTAAGTTCGGCTTTACCTCTCGTCAGGCTGCATTCGTTGCAGAAATTCGCCTGAATGAGTTGGCTAAAGTTGACGGCGATGTCGTTGATCTGGAAGCACTGAAGAAAGCCGATATCATCAAAGACAGCATCAAGCGTGCGCGCGTGATTTTGTCTGGTGAGATCAACAAAGCAGTTACCGTTAAAGGTCTTAAAGTGACCAAAGGCGCGTTGGCTGCAATTGAAGCTGCAGGCGGAAAAGTCGAGGAATAA
- the rplB gene encoding 50S ribosomal protein L2 has product MAIIKSKPTSAGRRHVVRVTNPDLHKGKPHAALVEKKSKTGGRNTYGRITTRHIGGGHKQHYRVIDFRRNKLDIPATVERLEYDPNRSAHIALLMYADGERRYIIAPKGVKAGDTLISGQAADIKPGNCLPLRNIPVGSVIHCIEMKPGKGAQIARSAGTSAQLVAREGAHATLRLRSGEMRKVLVDCCATLGEVGNSEHSLRRLGKAGATRWRGVRPTVRGVAMNPVDHPHGGGEGRTSGGRHPVTPWGVPTKGKKTRKNKRTDKMIVRRRQAK; this is encoded by the coding sequence ATGGCTATAATCAAATCTAAACCGACCTCTGCTGGACGCCGTCACGTAGTTCGGGTGACTAATCCTGATCTGCATAAGGGTAAGCCACACGCTGCTCTGGTCGAGAAGAAAAGCAAAACCGGTGGTCGTAACACCTATGGTCGCATTACGACTCGTCACATTGGTGGCGGTCATAAGCAACATTACCGTGTTATCGATTTCCGTCGCAACAAGCTAGATATCCCTGCTACCGTTGAGCGTCTGGAATATGATCCAAACCGCTCTGCACACATCGCGCTGCTGATGTATGCTGACGGTGAGCGTCGCTACATTATCGCCCCTAAGGGTGTTAAAGCTGGTGATACTCTGATATCTGGTCAGGCTGCTGACATTAAACCAGGTAACTGCCTGCCACTGCGTAACATTCCTGTTGGTAGCGTCATCCACTGTATCGAAATGAAGCCAGGTAAGGGTGCTCAAATTGCACGTTCTGCTGGTACTTCCGCTCAGTTGGTTGCACGTGAAGGTGCTCACGCAACACTACGTCTTCGTTCCGGCGAAATGCGTAAAGTGTTGGTTGATTGCTGCGCAACACTAGGTGAAGTTGGTAACTCCGAGCATTCCCTGCGTCGTCTGGGTAAAGCTGGTGCTACTCGCTGGCGTGGTGTTCGTCCTACCGTTCGTGGTGTAGCGATGAACCCGGTTGACCATCCACATGGTGGTGGTGAAGGTCGTACGTCTGGTGGTCGTCATCCTGTGACGCCATGGGGTGTTCCGACTAAAGGTAAGAAAACTCGTAAGAATAAGCGTACCGATAAGATGATCGTACGCCGTCGTCAAGCGAAATAA
- the rpsN gene encoding 30S ribosomal protein S14, producing MAKECMKAREVRRAKVVAKYAEKRAALKAIVKSPASSEDEVWEAQVALQKLPRDANPVRQVRRCQVTGRPHAVYRKFGLSRIKLREAAMRGDVPGLKKASW from the coding sequence ATGGCTAAGGAATGTATGAAAGCGCGCGAAGTTAGACGCGCAAAAGTAGTTGCTAAGTATGCTGAAAAGCGTGCTGCTCTTAAGGCAATTGTTAAAAGCCCTGCTTCTTCTGAAGATGAAGTTTGGGAAGCACAGGTAGCTCTTCAGAAGCTGCCGCGCGACGCTAACCCGGTTCGCCAGGTACGTCGTTGTCAGGTTACTGGTCGTCCACACGCCGTTTACCGCAAGTTCGGTCTGAGCCGAATTAAATTGCGTGAAGCAGCTATGCGTGGTGATGTTCCGGGCCTGAAAAAAGCAAGCTGGTAA
- the rplP gene encoding 50S ribosomal protein L16, translated as MLQPKRLKFRKVMKGRNRGLAERGSAVSFGEIALKATGRGRITARQIEAARRTMTRHVKRGGKIWIRVFPDKPITGKPLEVRMGKGKGSVEYWVAQIKPGKVLFEMSGVPDELAIEAFNLASAKLPVATTIVKRTVM; from the coding sequence ATGCTGCAACCTAAGAGACTTAAGTTCCGTAAAGTAATGAAGGGCCGCAATCGCGGACTTGCAGAGCGCGGTAGTGCTGTTAGTTTTGGTGAAATTGCACTGAAAGCTACTGGCCGTGGCCGTATCACTGCTCGTCAGATCGAGGCTGCTCGTCGTACCATGACTCGTCACGTAAAGCGTGGTGGTAAAATCTGGATTCGCGTGTTCCCGGACAAGCCGATTACAGGTAAGCCACTTGAAGTACGTATGGGTAAGGGTAAAGGTAGTGTTGAATACTGGGTTGCCCAGATCAAGCCAGGCAAAGTGCTGTTCGAAATGAGCGGTGTGCCTGATGAGCTGGCAATTGAGGCATTCAACTTGGCATCGGCTAAATTGCCGGTTGCTACCACCATTGTTAAACGGACGGTGATGTGA